The proteins below come from a single Blastocatellia bacterium genomic window:
- a CDS encoding glycosyltransferase family 39 protein, with product MRTVDDLEVSFADFKPPQVATRPGFFDRLERHRRLVICGLVVLAFAARAYQIGAASLAEDEANKVFALRAYEQGDFTVNTEHPMVMKMLCYASLQTASAWNHFAGTPLHLGISEEAAMRLPNALFGALTVIPLLLLTAALLGFRAGVITALLWAFGINAVWFSRVDKEDTLLVFFMFCGFYLYHLAKSQWADDERRQETLYALAGAAFGLMMASKYFPHYFGLNSLYYTLVGYDSRNNRPLTRRMWGRYFGGLVLAFVIFNPAVFVPQTWRYLLKYVNEDLLTHHGYVVMGKLFINDVLQTPGGNPWYFYFLFLLVKVPLPVLLAFTVGVVEIFRHRGPYPQSRGYLFLRLMLIFWLLPMSLIGTKFLRYTLSLMPLVYMTAAIGILVMWRWLAARARQLTPSPVAASLAAAALAIVFLVTPAVSMLGSLPFPNLYLNTLGGQRVGYFFPHDEFYDLGARESIRYIADNAPPGARLATEIPGVVEYYLQRYRRSDIQVEIMSQPGFTLSERAPDYVLLQPGRVYFENRENYEFIERTFPIVQSSDYGGAAAARVYRATSDK from the coding sequence ATGCGAACCGTAGACGATCTCGAAGTCAGCTTCGCAGATTTTAAGCCGCCTCAAGTAGCCACTCGCCCCGGCTTCTTCGACCGTCTCGAACGCCACCGCCGGCTGGTGATTTGCGGCCTGGTTGTCCTGGCCTTCGCCGCCCGCGCCTACCAGATTGGCGCCGCCAGCCTCGCCGAAGACGAAGCCAACAAGGTCTTCGCGCTGCGCGCCTACGAGCAGGGCGACTTCACAGTTAACACCGAGCACCCGATGGTGATGAAGATGCTCTGTTACGCATCGCTGCAAACGGCGAGCGCCTGGAACCATTTTGCCGGCACGCCGCTGCACCTCGGTATTAGCGAAGAGGCGGCGATGCGCCTGCCGAATGCGCTGTTCGGCGCACTCACCGTGATTCCGCTGCTGCTGCTCACCGCCGCTTTGCTCGGCTTCCGAGCCGGCGTCATCACAGCGCTGCTGTGGGCCTTTGGGATCAACGCCGTCTGGTTTAGCCGCGTTGACAAAGAAGACACGCTGCTCGTCTTTTTCATGTTCTGCGGCTTCTACCTCTACCACCTGGCAAAGTCACAATGGGCGGACGACGAGCGTCGGCAAGAGACGCTGTACGCGCTGGCGGGGGCGGCCTTCGGGCTGATGATGGCGTCGAAATACTTCCCCCACTATTTCGGCCTGAACTCGCTCTATTACACGCTGGTCGGCTACGACAGCCGCAACAACCGCCCGCTGACGCGGCGGATGTGGGGCCGCTACTTCGGCGGATTGGTCCTGGCGTTCGTCATCTTCAACCCGGCGGTCTTCGTGCCGCAGACCTGGCGCTACCTGTTGAAGTACGTCAACGAAGACCTGCTGACGCACCACGGCTACGTTGTGATGGGTAAGCTGTTCATCAACGACGTGTTGCAAACGCCGGGCGGCAACCCGTGGTACTTTTACTTCCTCTTTCTGCTCGTCAAGGTGCCGCTGCCGGTGTTGCTGGCGTTCACCGTCGGCGTCGTCGAAATCTTCCGCCACCGCGGCCCCTACCCGCAATCGCGCGGCTATCTCTTCCTGCGTCTGATGCTGATCTTCTGGCTCTTGCCGATGTCGCTGATCGGCACCAAGTTCTTGCGCTACACGCTGTCGCTGATGCCGCTGGTTTATATGACCGCGGCCATCGGCATCCTGGTGATGTGGCGCTGGCTGGCAGCGCGGGCGCGGCAGTTGACGCCTTCGCCGGTTGCGGCGAGCCTGGCAGCCGCCGCGCTCGCCATTGTATTTCTGGTTACGCCGGCGGTCAGCATGCTCGGCAGCCTGCCGTTCCCGAATCTTTATCTCAACACACTGGGCGGCCAGCGGGTCGGCTACTTTTTCCCGCACGACGAGTTTTATGACCTGGGGGCGAGAGAAAGTATCCGCTACATCGCCGACAACGCGCCGCCGGGGGCGCGACTGGCGACAGAGATTCCCGGCGTTGTCGAATACTATTTGCAGCGTTACCGACGGTCCGACATTCAAGTCGAGATTATGTCGCAGCCGGGCTTCACCCTGAGCGAGCGTGCTCCCGATTACGTGCTGCTGCAACCGGGCCGCGTCTATTTCGAGAACCGCGAGAATTACGAATTCATCGAGCGCACCTTTCCCATCGTGCAGTCGAGCGACTACGGCGGCGCGGCCGCCGCGCGAGTCTATCGAGCGACAAGTGACAAGTGA
- a CDS encoding ChbG/HpnK family deacetylase gives MKRLIVNADDFGFTRGVNAGILRAFESGILTSATLMANGDAFDEAVTMARANPQLGVGCHLVAVGGRPLAPAPEIASLVDRDGLLPRTLTDLIKRLARGRVRVEHLEREFAAQVERVRRAGITPTHFDSHKHTHTQPLVMKALARVASAFGVRAVRNPFESWRAPVITGGAARARRGIYLKQFVMSATVAARARTFHRLVRDYGLQAPDFFCGVRLTGLLDAEAARRIIEALRDGTTELMCHPAVYDDELERAATRLKRERQRELEALSDDNVRRAIATQQVRLINYQEFVEHV, from the coding sequence ATGAAACGATTGATTGTCAACGCGGACGACTTCGGCTTCACGCGCGGCGTCAATGCCGGGATTCTGCGGGCTTTTGAAAGCGGCATTCTGACGAGCGCGACGTTGATGGCCAATGGCGACGCCTTTGACGAAGCGGTAACGATGGCGCGGGCCAACCCGCAGCTTGGCGTAGGCTGCCATCTGGTTGCGGTCGGCGGGCGCCCGCTCGCGCCCGCCCCCGAGATCGCCTCGCTGGTTGACCGCGATGGCTTGCTGCCGCGCACGCTCACCGATTTAATTAAACGGCTGGCGCGCGGCAGGGTGCGCGTCGAGCATCTGGAGCGCGAGTTCGCCGCGCAAGTCGAGCGGGTTCGCCGCGCAGGGATTACGCCGACGCACTTCGACTCGCACAAACACACGCACACCCAGCCGCTGGTGATGAAGGCGCTGGCGCGCGTCGCCAGCGCCTTCGGCGTCCGCGCCGTGCGCAATCCGTTTGAAAGCTGGCGGGCGCCGGTTATAACAGGAGGGGCGGCCCGCGCCCGGCGCGGCATTTACTTGAAGCAGTTTGTGATGTCGGCTACAGTGGCGGCCCGCGCCCGGACGTTTCATCGCCTTGTCCGAGATTATGGTTTGCAAGCGCCGGACTTTTTCTGTGGCGTGCGCCTGACCGGATTGCTCGATGCGGAAGCCGCGCGGCGCATCATCGAAGCCTTGCGCGACGGCACCACTGAGTTGATGTGCCACCCCGCCGTGTATGATGATGAGTTGGAGCGCGCGGCGACGCGATTGAAGCGTGAGCGCCAGCGCGAGCTTGAAGCGTTGAGCGATGATAACGTGCGCCGCGCCATTGCCACACAACAGGTGCGGCTCATCAATTATCAGGAGTTTGTCGAGCATGTTTGA
- a CDS encoding glycosyltransferase family 2 protein, with product MFESEIEAPRYSVVVPFHNEEESVRELYQRLSEVMSNRFEPVEFIFIDDHSSDRTLAALKEIAAADPRVVAIRLKRNYGQTVALAAGFDYAEGDVIISMDGDLQHDPADIPRMLATLGATGCDIVSGWRKKRVDNFLLRRLPSRIANWLMARLSGVNIHDFGTTFKVYRKDTIKQIKLYGEMHRFIPALASWNGATIVEVPIKNIERPGGRSHYGLSRTVRVLFDLLTIRYLLKYVTRPLHFFGPLGLLSTMAGMLIMLWMLAKKLLYGSDLFEQHGPLMILGAVLILAGVQLITSGLIGEMLSRTYFESQGKPIYSIERIITGKTVTSDK from the coding sequence ATGTTTGAAAGTGAAATCGAAGCCCCTCGCTATTCCGTCGTCGTGCCGTTTCACAACGAGGAAGAGAGCGTCCGCGAGCTTTATCAGCGCTTGTCCGAAGTGATGAGCAACCGCTTCGAGCCGGTCGAATTCATCTTCATTGACGACCACAGCAGCGACCGCACGCTCGCGGCGTTGAAAGAGATTGCCGCCGCCGACCCGCGTGTCGTCGCCATCCGGCTGAAGCGCAACTACGGTCAGACGGTGGCGCTGGCCGCAGGCTTTGATTACGCCGAAGGCGACGTGATTATCTCGATGGACGGCGACCTGCAACATGACCCCGCGGATATTCCGCGGATGCTGGCGACGCTGGGAGCGACCGGCTGCGACATCGTCAGCGGCTGGCGCAAAAAGCGTGTGGATAATTTCCTGCTGCGCCGCTTGCCGTCGCGCATTGCCAACTGGCTGATGGCCAGGTTATCGGGCGTCAACATTCATGACTTCGGCACGACCTTCAAGGTCTATCGCAAAGACACGATCAAGCAGATCAAGCTCTATGGCGAGATGCACCGCTTCATCCCGGCGCTGGCTTCGTGGAACGGCGCGACCATCGTCGAGGTGCCGATCAAGAACATCGAGCGGCCGGGCGGGCGCTCGCATTATGGCCTGTCGCGAACGGTGCGGGTGTTGTTCGACCTGCTGACGATCCGCTACCTGCTGAAGTACGTCACCCGCCCGCTGCACTTCTTCGGGCCGCTCGGCCTGCTGAGCACGATGGCCGGAATGTTGATCATGCTCTGGATGCTGGCGAAGAAGCTACTGTATGGCTCGGACCTCTTCGAGCAGCACGGGCCGCTGATGATCCTCGGCGCGGTGTTGATCCTGGCCGGCGTGCAGTTGATCACTTCGGGGTTGATCGGCGAGATGTTGAGCCGCACCTACTTCGAGTCGCAGGGCAAGCCCATCTATTCAATCGAGCGAATCATCACCGGGAAGACGGTGACAAGTGACAAGTGA
- a CDS encoding zf-HC2 domain-containing protein, which yields MARKSAHPSRQLFDYLNGAASDEARQQVERHLSDCADCAAIARLVRALKDHAAEDGDPATPADAASINSQDDHPDVAALAAFFYSRSSGERDARVAAHAAQCRHCVAEIALYAEAERAAAAYEPAATEADAVPAAVWEMLRGWEENAYAQPKPASEMVNHELLAKLMSVLREQRQASGGVAGEGVVPVTIIDREGRVRGVELFKRDTNAEGESILKHVSASAQHDAKPVHVLLDFGDENRVILSEHVERDTLRLKPIMRRTQPLRADYFIIED from the coding sequence ATGGCACGAAAGTCAGCGCATCCAAGCAGACAGTTGTTCGATTACCTGAACGGCGCGGCCAGCGACGAGGCGCGGCAACAGGTCGAGCGACATCTGAGCGATTGCGCGGACTGCGCCGCCATCGCCCGCCTGGTGCGCGCCTTGAAGGATCACGCTGCCGAAGACGGCGACCCGGCGACACCAGCCGACGCCGCTTCAATCAACTCTCAAGACGATCACCCGGATGTCGCGGCGCTCGCCGCGTTCTTCTACAGCCGCTCGTCGGGTGAGCGCGATGCGCGGGTCGCGGCGCACGCCGCGCAGTGCCGCCATTGCGTTGCCGAGATCGCTCTGTACGCCGAGGCCGAGCGCGCCGCCGCGGCGTATGAGCCGGCGGCGACAGAAGCCGACGCGGTGCCCGCCGCCGTGTGGGAGATGCTGCGCGGCTGGGAAGAGAACGCCTACGCGCAGCCGAAGCCCGCAAGCGAGATGGTCAACCATGAGTTGCTGGCGAAACTGATGAGCGTCTTGCGCGAGCAGCGGCAAGCATCGGGAGGCGTAGCGGGCGAAGGCGTGGTGCCGGTAACCATCATTGACCGCGAAGGCCGCGTGCGCGGCGTCGAGTTGTTCAAGCGCGACACCAACGCCGAAGGCGAAAGCATCCTCAAGCACGTCAGCGCCTCGGCGCAGCACGACGCCAAGCCGGTTCATGTGCTGCTCGACTTTGGCGACGAGAATCGCGTGATTCTCTCCGAGCACGTCGAGCGTGACACGCTGCGTCTCAAGCCGATCATGCGCCGCACTCAGCCGCTACGCGCCGACTATTTCATCATTGAAGATTGA
- a CDS encoding sigma-70 family RNA polymerase sigma factor — protein MTDSTAAGTEINDRRLDELSDEELVDCFLVGQKTERERAHLCFETLIARYRGLINHVVRYSQYRYPEWDAADDVVSRAIYKIYRGLRLWRREGKLSSFIARITQSEMIDTIRRVRRDKSWTPRPAADPDDDEPSEVERAPALTLSPEAEAIRSEQREIVDQLLGDVCRDWKDSVIVSDYIILGRNATEIAGEFAMSEDLVYQRAHRLKERLRKWLEAHGFTSANAVLGGAKKKKQ, from the coding sequence ATGACCGATAGCACCGCGGCTGGAACCGAGATCAATGACCGCAGGCTCGACGAGCTGAGCGACGAAGAACTGGTGGACTGCTTCCTCGTCGGCCAGAAGACCGAGCGCGAGCGCGCGCACCTCTGTTTCGAGACCTTGATCGCCCGCTATCGCGGCTTGATCAATCACGTCGTCCGCTATTCGCAATACCGCTACCCGGAATGGGACGCGGCGGACGATGTGGTGTCGCGGGCGATTTATAAAATCTATCGCGGGCTGCGGCTGTGGCGTCGTGAGGGGAAACTGTCGAGCTTCATCGCGCGCATCACGCAGAGCGAGATGATTGATACGATCCGCCGTGTGCGCCGCGACAAGTCGTGGACGCCGCGCCCGGCGGCTGACCCTGACGACGACGAGCCTTCGGAAGTCGAGCGCGCGCCGGCGCTGACGCTATCGCCCGAGGCCGAGGCGATTCGTAGCGAGCAGCGCGAGATCGTTGATCAACTGCTCGGCGATGTCTGCCGCGACTGGAAAGATTCGGTGATCGTCAGCGACTACATCATCCTGGGGCGCAACGCGACCGAGATCGCCGGCGAGTTCGCCATGTCGGAAGACCTGGTCTATCAGCGCGCGCACCGTTTGAAGGAGCGGTTGAGGAAATGGCTTGAGGCGCATGGCTTCACCTCGGCAAACGCCGTGCTGGGCGGCGCGAAGAAGAAAAAGCAATGA